The following are from one region of the Ruficoccus sp. ZRK36 genome:
- a CDS encoding isochorismatase family cysteine hydrolase: MPEYTAPRFLSSALIVIDMQNDFVLPGASACVEGTSAVVPQVAELVNAYRQVGLPVIHIVRLYEPDGTNADLCRRAHIQQAGGGIAEPGTEGAQIVEALRPSPTLKLDTASLLAGHAQAVGEHEFIFYKPRWGAFYGTALEVFLREHGIDTLVFAGCNFPNCPRTSIYEASERDFRLVLARDAVSQLYPKGEEELASIGVRLMGVGAIRAELGL; the protein is encoded by the coding sequence ATGCCTGAATATACTGCTCCCCGCTTTCTGTCCTCCGCGCTGATCGTTATCGATATGCAGAACGACTTCGTCCTGCCGGGAGCGTCGGCCTGTGTCGAGGGGACATCTGCAGTGGTGCCGCAGGTGGCGGAGCTGGTTAACGCTTACCGCCAAGTCGGGCTACCGGTGATCCATATCGTTCGGCTGTACGAGCCGGATGGCACGAATGCCGACCTGTGCCGCCGCGCGCATATCCAGCAGGCCGGGGGCGGTATCGCTGAGCCCGGTACTGAGGGTGCGCAGATCGTGGAGGCGCTGCGACCCAGCCCGACACTCAAGCTCGATACGGCCTCGCTACTGGCCGGGCACGCGCAGGCGGTGGGTGAGCATGAGTTTATTTTCTACAAGCCACGCTGGGGTGCTTTTTATGGGACGGCGCTGGAGGTCTTCCTGCGCGAGCACGGGATCGATACGCTGGTCTTCGCCGGGTGTAATTTCCCCAACTGCCCGCGCACCAGCATCTATGAGGCGAGCGAACGCGACTTCCGGCTCGTGCTGGCGCGGGACGCTGTCTCGCAGCTCTACCCGAAGGGCGAGGAAGAGCTGGCGTCCATCGGTGTCCGGTTGATGGGCGTAGGTGCGATTCGCGCCGAGCTGGGGTTGTAA
- a CDS encoding DUF2059 domain-containing protein: MKKFLACGLITVLLSASVLRADTNTPTPNAEPPAIVLRALLEMGDEISFSLSEPSGENSRWVTPGGVYAGWTVGAYDAKTKTLTLEKDGETQHLRLASASELDGEAGTAEARAEAEEIFRLINFEKMMREMMAKQKEAMLQMQRQAMEQSGEPVDERMLEIQASAFDEINNLMDWNAMANDMIDIYAETFTAGELKGISDFYATPAGQAVISKTPEVQQRTMEVIMPRMMEVMPAVQQKTAELMQQYQAEKAAAQEQATQQQ, encoded by the coding sequence ATGAAAAAATTTCTCGCCTGCGGACTCATCACAGTCCTCCTGAGTGCCTCGGTCCTGCGTGCCGACACCAACACCCCGACCCCGAATGCTGAGCCGCCCGCTATCGTTCTGCGCGCTCTGCTTGAAATGGGTGACGAGATATCCTTTTCCCTGAGCGAACCCTCCGGCGAGAACAGCCGCTGGGTCACCCCCGGCGGTGTCTACGCCGGCTGGACCGTCGGCGCCTACGACGCCAAGACCAAAACCCTCACCCTGGAAAAGGACGGCGAGACACAGCACCTGCGGCTGGCCAGCGCCTCCGAGCTGGATGGTGAAGCGGGTACCGCCGAGGCTCGTGCCGAGGCCGAGGAGATTTTCCGCCTCATAAACTTCGAGAAGATGATGCGCGAGATGATGGCCAAACAGAAAGAAGCCATGCTACAGATGCAGCGCCAGGCGATGGAGCAATCGGGCGAGCCCGTAGATGAGCGTATGCTTGAGATCCAGGCCAGCGCCTTTGACGAGATTAACAATCTCATGGACTGGAACGCCATGGCCAACGACATGATCGACATCTACGCCGAGACATTCACTGCGGGCGAACTCAAGGGCATCTCCGACTTTTACGCCACGCCTGCCGGGCAGGCTGTAATCTCCAAAACTCCCGAAGTCCAACAGCGGACCATGGAGGTCATCATGCCGCGCATGATGGAGGTGATGCCTGCCGTCCAGCAGAAGACGGCTGAGCTCATGCAGCAGTACCAAGCCGAGAAAGCCGCCGCACAGGAGCAGGCAACGCAGCAGCAATAG
- a CDS encoding exodeoxyribonuclease III → MTLISWNVNGLRAVMKKGFGDFIATHQPDILCLQEIKASEADIPKLEIPYSCQYYHSAEKKGYSGTAIFSQNPADGVSLEWPDRTVHPQEGRVQVADFGRFYLVNVYVPNSQNELRRLDYRTGVFDPQFRELLVSLNKTKPVVVCGDFNVAHEEIDIARPKANRRNAGFTDEEREEFTKHLEGGFIDTFRHRNPDLAEQYTWWSFRAGARGRNIGWRIDYFLISRDLEPHLADAFILSDVMGSDHCPLGIRLSWR, encoded by the coding sequence CTGACCCTTATCTCCTGGAACGTCAACGGCCTGCGCGCCGTGATGAAGAAGGGCTTCGGCGATTTTATCGCGACCCATCAGCCTGATATCCTCTGCCTGCAGGAGATCAAAGCGAGCGAGGCGGACATCCCCAAGCTGGAGATCCCCTACTCCTGCCAGTACTACCACTCGGCGGAGAAAAAAGGATACTCGGGCACGGCGATATTCTCCCAAAATCCGGCCGACGGTGTCAGTCTGGAGTGGCCGGACCGCACGGTACACCCGCAGGAGGGACGCGTGCAGGTGGCGGACTTCGGGCGCTTTTATCTGGTCAACGTCTACGTCCCCAACTCCCAAAACGAGCTGCGGCGGCTAGACTACCGCACCGGCGTGTTCGACCCGCAGTTCCGGGAGCTACTCGTCTCTCTGAACAAGACCAAACCGGTCGTGGTGTGCGGGGACTTCAACGTCGCCCACGAGGAAATCGATATTGCCCGGCCCAAGGCCAACCGCCGTAACGCCGGGTTTACCGACGAGGAACGGGAAGAGTTCACCAAGCACCTGGAGGGCGGCTTCATCGATACTTTTCGTCACCGTAACCCTGACCTGGCCGAGCAGTACACCTGGTGGAGCTTCCGGGCTGGCGCACGAGGCCGGAATATCGGGTGGCGCATCGACTACTTTCTGATCTCCAGAGATCTGGAGCCGCATCTGGCCGACGCCTTTATCCTCAGCGATGTGATGGGCTCGGACCACTGTCCGCTCGGCATTCGCCTGAGCTGGCGTTGA
- the infA gene encoding translation initiation factor IF-1 — protein MSNEVIEVEGKIVAVLPGTMFRVELPNKHVVLATISGKLRKNFIKITTGDMVKMEMTPMDLNRARITYRLRNANQQRRAPIRSFGPRNRRR, from the coding sequence ATGTCTAACGAAGTCATTGAAGTCGAAGGTAAGATCGTAGCCGTTTTGCCCGGTACCATGTTCCGGGTCGAGCTGCCTAACAAACACGTCGTTTTGGCGACGATTTCCGGTAAGCTCCGCAAGAATTTTATCAAGATCACGACCGGCGACATGGTGAAAATGGAAATGACGCCGATGGACTTGAATCGCGCCCGGATCACCTACCGCCTGCGTAATGCTAACCAGCAGCGCCGCGCGCCGATCCGTAGCTTTGGGCCGAGAAACCGCCGCCGCTAG
- the cysK gene encoding cysteine synthase A has protein sequence MSGAYTSITNTIGNTPLVKLNKVTEGLEAEVWLKCEFFNPLSSVKDRIGLAMIDAAEKAGKLKPGGLVIEPTSGNTGIALAFVCAARGYRCLLTMPETMSLERRVLLRMLGAEIVLTPGPKGMGGAIARAAELVEESKGEAFMPQQFENPANPEAHRKSTAEEIWNATEGKIDAFVAGVGTGGTITGVSEVIKSRKDLYTVAVEPEASPVISGGKPGPHKIQGIGAGFIPKNLNTDILDEIIQITNEQAFATAQDITAREGIPVGISSGANVRAALNLAARPEMAGKKIVTVACSSVERYLSTPLAEKARQEVAAGFNI, from the coding sequence ATGTCAGGAGCCTACACCAGTATTACGAACACCATCGGTAACACACCGCTGGTCAAACTCAACAAGGTTACCGAAGGCCTCGAAGCCGAAGTCTGGCTCAAGTGCGAGTTCTTCAACCCGCTTTCCAGCGTCAAGGACCGTATCGGTCTGGCGATGATCGACGCGGCCGAGAAGGCCGGTAAGCTCAAGCCCGGCGGTCTCGTGATCGAGCCGACCTCGGGTAACACGGGTATTGCCCTCGCCTTTGTCTGCGCCGCTCGTGGCTACCGCTGCCTGCTGACCATGCCCGAGACCATGTCGCTCGAGCGACGCGTACTGCTGCGCATGCTCGGTGCTGAGATTGTCCTCACTCCCGGCCCGAAGGGCATGGGAGGCGCGATTGCCCGTGCCGCTGAGCTGGTCGAGGAGAGTAAGGGCGAAGCTTTCATGCCCCAGCAGTTTGAGAATCCGGCCAACCCGGAGGCTCACCGCAAGTCCACCGCTGAAGAGATCTGGAATGCCACGGAGGGCAAGATTGACGCCTTTGTCGCCGGGGTCGGAACGGGCGGGACCATCACCGGGGTATCCGAGGTGATCAAGTCGCGTAAGGACCTTTACACCGTGGCCGTCGAGCCTGAGGCCAGCCCCGTCATCAGCGGCGGTAAGCCCGGCCCGCACAAGATCCAGGGCATTGGTGCCGGTTTCATCCCGAAGAATCTCAATACGGATATTCTCGACGAGATCATTCAGATCACCAATGAGCAGGCCTTTGCCACCGCGCAGGATATCACCGCTCGTGAAGGTATTCCGGTCGGCATCTCCTCCGGCGCTAATGTGCGTGCCGCTCTGAACCTGGCCGCCCGCCCTGAGATGGCTGGTAAGAAAATCGTCACGGTCGCCTGCAGCTCGGTCGAGCGCTACCTCAGTACGCCGCTGGCAGAAAAGGCCCGTCAGGAAGTCGCCGCTGGCTTCAATATCTAG